The following coding sequences are from one Brooklawnia cerclae window:
- a CDS encoding DUF4326 domain-containing protein, with product MSPQRIQRKRTKGWRAPEGAVYVGRGSKWGNPYRVTGATTAVDAVELFRDFLRRAPIGEDGATVYDDIRRELHGKDLMCWCALEDGHGNRAPCHADVLLSIANEEES from the coding sequence ATGAGCCCGCAACGCATCCAGCGAAAGCGCACGAAAGGCTGGCGCGCCCCCGAGGGCGCCGTCTATGTGGGGCGCGGGAGTAAGTGGGGGAATCCGTACCGGGTGACCGGCGCGACAACCGCTGTTGATGCCGTCGAGCTGTTCCGCGACTTCTTGCGCCGTGCGCCTATCGGTGAGGACGGCGCGACCGTCTATGACGACATTCGCCGCGAGTTGCACGGCAAAGACCTCATGTGCTGGTGCGCGCTCGAAGACGGACACGGCAATCGAGCGCCCTGCCACGCCGATGTCCTGCTTTCCATTGCCAACGAGGAGGAATCATGA
- the terL gene encoding phage terminase large subunit, which yields MSIPSATADAMLGMLDAAQHADALTPGQIATLIDPRTVQTPALDLIDAELDRLLATPDGRLGISMPPQEGKTTRVVRDFVIRALERNPDTRVVAGAYNQSLANRNGLMIRRAISSVPQLGLAISRDNGSKHEWELEGHRGGVLSVGRGAGVDGRPADMIVIDDPVSRTEADSELARDDCWDWWTESLSARLAPGAPVVVIMTRWHEDDLIGRLVERDTHAGWRIVNIPAQCEDPATDPLGRQAGEYMISARRNRDGTPRTREQWESRKRTVGSRVWSAMYQGHPSPAEGGLLKRDWWKRYFTPLWTTRDDGSCWAIGFDELLISADLAFKGTTTSDYVAIGVWGRRVNDAYLLDQVREQLDFVGTLHHLVALCAKWPQATLKLVEDKANGPALISMLAKRIVGIVPINPTAGKVQRAEAWAPLAESGHVWLPSDEIAPWVGDYIEELAGFPNAAHDDQVDQTSMALDRMILRPLLDEGREIDATDDYDDYRIGY from the coding sequence GTGTCGATCCCCTCGGCCACCGCCGACGCCATGCTCGGCATGCTCGACGCGGCCCAGCACGCCGACGCCCTCACCCCCGGTCAGATCGCCACGCTCATCGACCCCCGCACCGTGCAGACTCCGGCACTCGACCTCATCGACGCCGAGCTGGATCGGCTGCTCGCCACACCTGACGGGCGGCTCGGGATCTCGATGCCGCCGCAGGAAGGCAAGACAACTCGCGTCGTCCGCGACTTCGTCATCCGCGCACTGGAGCGCAACCCCGACACCCGCGTCGTCGCCGGCGCCTACAACCAGAGCCTCGCCAACCGCAACGGCCTGATGATCCGCCGTGCTATCAGCTCGGTGCCTCAACTCGGGCTCGCGATCTCCCGCGACAACGGCTCCAAGCACGAGTGGGAGCTGGAGGGCCATCGCGGCGGCGTCCTGTCTGTCGGACGCGGCGCCGGTGTCGACGGTCGGCCAGCCGACATGATCGTCATCGACGATCCGGTGAGCCGCACCGAGGCCGACTCGGAGCTGGCCCGCGACGACTGCTGGGACTGGTGGACCGAGTCGCTGTCCGCCCGCCTCGCCCCCGGCGCACCCGTCGTCGTCATCATGACCCGCTGGCATGAGGACGACCTCATCGGCCGCCTGGTCGAGCGCGACACGCACGCGGGCTGGCGCATCGTCAACATCCCCGCCCAGTGCGAGGACCCGGCCACCGACCCGCTCGGACGCCAGGCGGGCGAGTACATGATCTCCGCCCGGCGCAACAGGGACGGCACGCCCCGCACCCGCGAGCAGTGGGAGAGCAGGAAGCGCACCGTCGGGTCGCGCGTCTGGAGTGCCATGTACCAGGGCCACCCGAGCCCGGCCGAAGGCGGACTGCTCAAGCGGGACTGGTGGAAGCGCTACTTCACCCCGCTGTGGACGACCCGGGACGACGGGTCGTGCTGGGCGATCGGCTTCGACGAGCTGCTTATCTCCGCAGACCTCGCGTTCAAGGGCACAACCACCTCCGACTATGTCGCGATCGGCGTGTGGGGCAGGCGCGTGAATGACGCCTACCTCCTCGACCAGGTCCGCGAACAGCTCGATTTCGTCGGCACGCTGCACCACCTGGTCGCCCTGTGCGCCAAATGGCCACAGGCGACCCTCAAGCTCGTCGAGGACAAAGCCAACGGTCCGGCGCTCATCTCGATGCTGGCCAAGCGGATCGTCGGAATCGTCCCCATCAACCCGACCGCCGGGAAGGTGCAGCGCGCCGAAGCGTGGGCGCCACTGGCCGAGTCCGGGCACGTGTGGCTGCCGTCCGACGAGATCGCTCCATGGGTCGGCGACTACATCGAAGAGCTGGCCGGATTCCCGAACGCGGCCCACGACGACCAGGTCGACCAGACGTCGATGGCTCTCGACCGGATGATCCTGCGCCCACTGCTCGACGAGGGCCGCGAGATCGACGCGACCGACGACTACGACGACTACCGGATCGGGTACTGA
- a CDS encoding phage minor head protein, whose translation MSVNAATVRQARAARIALDDTVDAATRALASAWASAWEEIVDEWSAAVDEAIGMSDGGWPARGPILRARRATRALQHTAEQLEELARQNNATITGDLRGLADLADEWDRKLIVTQLPDSSVSAVWERTNPKALSTIVKRTTQQVESLTRPLPAQQRAVMRSTLIRGVAIGQNPLDAADLMLERLHGSFLGGLHRAEVIARTEMLDAWRASGTQSRLTVGTDVLDAVMWSAQKSGKTCPACLAMDGTRFPIDTEGPNDHQCGRCSFIPVTKTWEELGFPGLKEPTATYVTGREWFDKQSGRTQERIMGAERLRRLRSGELDWDAMAVTRRSEAWRDSIGVRPLVA comes from the coding sequence GTGAGCGTCAACGCCGCCACCGTCAGGCAGGCGCGCGCCGCCCGGATCGCCCTCGACGACACAGTCGACGCCGCCACCCGGGCGCTCGCCTCGGCGTGGGCGTCGGCATGGGAGGAGATCGTCGACGAGTGGTCGGCGGCTGTCGACGAGGCGATCGGAATGAGTGACGGCGGCTGGCCCGCACGCGGCCCGATCCTGCGGGCACGCCGCGCCACCCGCGCACTCCAGCACACCGCCGAGCAGCTCGAAGAACTCGCCCGGCAGAACAACGCGACCATCACCGGCGACCTGCGGGGCCTCGCGGACCTCGCCGACGAATGGGATCGCAAGCTCATCGTCACCCAACTGCCGGACTCCTCGGTGTCGGCCGTGTGGGAGCGTACGAACCCCAAGGCCCTCAGCACGATCGTCAAGCGCACCACCCAGCAGGTCGAAAGCCTCACCCGACCGCTGCCAGCCCAGCAGCGCGCCGTCATGAGGTCGACTCTCATCCGGGGTGTCGCGATCGGGCAGAACCCGCTCGACGCCGCCGACCTGATGTTGGAGCGCCTCCACGGATCGTTCCTCGGTGGGCTGCACCGGGCAGAGGTGATCGCCCGCACCGAGATGCTTGACGCCTGGCGCGCGTCCGGTACACAGTCCCGGCTCACGGTCGGCACCGACGTCCTGGATGCCGTCATGTGGTCCGCGCAGAAGTCAGGCAAGACGTGCCCGGCGTGCCTCGCGATGGACGGCACCAGGTTCCCGATCGACACCGAAGGCCCGAACGACCACCAGTGCGGGCGCTGCTCTTTCATCCCGGTCACCAAGACGTGGGAGGAACTCGGATTCCCGGGTCTCAAGGAGCCGACCGCCACCTATGTGACCGGCCGCGAGTGGTTCGACAAGCAGTCGGGCCGCACTCAGGAGCGAATCATGGGCGCCGAGCGTCTCCGCCGTCTCCGGTCCGGCGAACTCGACTGGGACGCGATGGCCGTGACCCGCCGCTCGGAGGCGTGGCGGGACTCGATCGGGGTCCGCCCTCTGGTGGCGTAA
- a CDS encoding DUF6093 family protein — MAMAMVSVPVLPPGWVEHHRAVVEGFFEGNEILVERKTGQVSVDEATGAQTPEWAEVYQGPGLIELSTASVQDADSAGVAVVVSRYVGRMPIDVITAVGDRVTSVKSHDLKMVGQRFAVRTDETQDLAVDRQVTLERVS; from the coding sequence ATGGCCATGGCTATGGTGAGCGTCCCCGTCCTGCCACCCGGGTGGGTGGAGCACCACCGGGCCGTCGTCGAGGGATTCTTCGAGGGCAACGAGATCCTCGTGGAACGCAAGACCGGACAGGTGAGCGTCGACGAGGCGACCGGCGCCCAGACCCCGGAGTGGGCGGAGGTCTACCAGGGTCCCGGACTGATTGAGTTGTCAACAGCTAGCGTCCAGGATGCCGACTCGGCGGGTGTCGCCGTCGTCGTCAGCCGCTACGTGGGCCGCATGCCTATCGACGTCATCACCGCTGTCGGCGACCGGGTGACCAGCGTCAAGTCGCACGACTTGAAGATGGTCGGCCAGCGGTTCGCCGTCCGCACGGACGAGACCCAGGACCTGGCCGTCGACAGGCAGGTCACCCTGGAGCGCGTCTCATGA
- a CDS encoding HK97-gp10 family putative phage morphogenesis protein, which translates to MTTVNWDASELNALAADLGKAGYEATRKAQLAVAKAAFDVEAQAKEIAPVKTGALKASIGVGISSDGLTAEVGPTVEYGPEVEYGTSRMAPRAYLGPALDVVGPSFAAAIEQIGGEILS; encoded by the coding sequence ATGACCACCGTCAACTGGGACGCATCCGAGCTGAACGCCCTTGCCGCCGACCTCGGGAAGGCCGGGTATGAGGCGACGCGGAAAGCACAGCTCGCCGTCGCCAAAGCCGCCTTCGACGTCGAGGCCCAGGCGAAAGAGATAGCTCCCGTCAAGACCGGCGCTCTCAAGGCCTCGATCGGCGTCGGCATCTCCAGCGACGGCCTGACCGCAGAGGTTGGCCCGACCGTCGAATACGGCCCCGAGGTCGAGTACGGCACGTCCCGGATGGCACCGCGCGCCTATCTCGGCCCGGCCCTCGACGTCGTGGGTCCGAGCTTCGCCGCCGCCATCGAGCAGATCGGGGGCGAGATCCTGTCATGA
- a CDS encoding phage tail tape measure protein: MAGATSVGGRTVTVRLAANVDGFTAGMAKAKKSADEFAKATSTASQTQEWKTASTTMIATGAAMVGAFAAATAKASEFDSSMSKVAATGDDARGNLDGLRAAAMEWGAATKYSADEAAGGIESLLKAGVSATDVIGGGLEGALNLAATGNLSVADSAEVAATAMTQFGLAGSDVPHIADLIAAGAGKAQGEVSDMSAALNQSGLVASQFGLSIEETTGSLAAFASAGLVGSDAGTSFKSMLLQLAAPSGKAATLMSDLGIAAYDANGNFVGMSALAGQLQDKLGGLDQASRDSALGIIFGTDAIRAANVLYQQGADGIDEWTSKVDDAGYAAESAAIQQDNLSGDIEKLSGSFDTLLISAGEASSNGLRPIVQDLTGFVDLLGRHGDAVGTILGITGALGGFLIAAGSVMKAVTAVSEFRSAMETLPKYVQTGVGSLGRLSVAAGLTAAGIGVMSAIGSRIQDSMDSSRMSVDQMTTALEIYARTTDQAAIDHGFEQALAGSSYAVKDMSTAMRMLREDGGGAMEGFETWVMGIAGMKGNFAMVREELDKLDQGLAQLDPDTAARAFITLRSSFEGYSDADIVEALPEYADSLRQVALEAGVASVSNEELVRWMGGVKPESVIAAEALSELGYAHVDAGASAEEQADALEQLMQTQEEMADAAIAASNSQIGYAKALEDAASAAEAEGITIDQSTGKINVFANEASRDAQSALNDLADAAFANRDAMQQNGASVEDLTAYTQKARDEFINAATQMGLTGDQAAALADSYGLIPGQVTTNVSTPGAEASQSQVDTLHRKLDELPPNTAAYIQSIWDSQGYGAALDALYNITSTPWVVTVQTAFSETNRAAYNIGAPGRAGGGAVWGPGTATSDSIHALLSNGEYVMRTWAAERIGYDRLAHMNATGDMPAFADGGRASLAKAAPYMAPITGQSAQPGTPTTVSKVFQINQVDDPAATAAAIDRRDTAYRV; this comes from the coding sequence ATGGCCGGAGCGACCTCTGTCGGCGGGCGCACCGTCACTGTCAGGCTCGCCGCGAACGTCGACGGCTTCACCGCCGGGATGGCCAAGGCGAAGAAGTCCGCCGACGAGTTCGCCAAGGCCACCTCCACCGCTTCACAGACGCAGGAGTGGAAGACCGCATCCACGACCATGATCGCCACCGGTGCGGCCATGGTCGGGGCGTTCGCTGCCGCCACCGCCAAGGCGAGCGAGTTCGACTCGTCCATGTCGAAGGTCGCCGCGACCGGCGACGACGCACGCGGCAACCTCGACGGCCTGCGCGCCGCCGCGATGGAGTGGGGGGCGGCCACCAAGTATTCGGCCGACGAGGCGGCGGGCGGCATCGAGTCTCTGCTCAAGGCGGGCGTCTCGGCCACCGACGTGATCGGCGGGGGCCTGGAGGGCGCTCTCAACCTGGCCGCTACCGGCAACCTCAGCGTCGCCGACTCGGCGGAGGTCGCCGCCACCGCGATGACCCAATTCGGGCTCGCAGGGTCCGACGTCCCCCACATTGCCGACCTGATCGCTGCCGGTGCCGGGAAGGCCCAGGGCGAGGTCTCCGACATGTCGGCGGCCCTCAACCAATCCGGGCTGGTGGCGAGCCAATTCGGCTTGTCGATCGAGGAGACGACAGGCTCACTGGCCGCGTTCGCATCGGCGGGATTGGTCGGCTCCGACGCGGGCACCTCGTTCAAGAGCATGCTCCTCCAGCTGGCCGCCCCGTCCGGCAAGGCCGCGACGCTCATGTCCGACCTGGGGATCGCCGCCTACGACGCCAACGGGAACTTCGTCGGCATGTCCGCACTGGCCGGTCAGCTCCAGGACAAGCTCGGCGGACTCGACCAGGCGAGCCGCGACTCGGCGCTCGGCATCATCTTCGGAACCGATGCGATCCGCGCCGCCAACGTCCTCTATCAGCAGGGCGCCGACGGAATCGACGAGTGGACGAGCAAGGTCGACGACGCCGGGTACGCCGCAGAGTCCGCCGCGATCCAGCAGGACAACCTCTCTGGCGACATCGAGAAGCTGTCCGGCTCCTTCGACACTCTGCTGATCTCCGCCGGCGAGGCGTCGAGCAATGGGCTCCGGCCGATCGTGCAGGATCTCACTGGCTTCGTTGACCTCCTCGGGCGTCACGGCGACGCTGTCGGGACCATTCTCGGCATCACCGGGGCGCTCGGCGGCTTCCTGATCGCCGCCGGGTCGGTGATGAAGGCCGTCACCGCCGTGTCGGAGTTCCGCTCAGCCATGGAGACGCTGCCGAAGTACGTGCAGACGGGCGTCGGCTCGCTCGGGCGGCTGTCTGTGGCTGCCGGGCTGACTGCCGCCGGGATCGGCGTCATGAGCGCGATCGGCAGCCGCATCCAGGACAGCATGGATTCGTCCCGGATGTCGGTCGACCAGATGACCACCGCGCTGGAGATCTACGCCCGCACCACTGACCAGGCCGCCATCGACCACGGCTTCGAGCAAGCCCTCGCCGGATCGTCGTACGCCGTCAAGGACATGTCGACCGCCATGCGCATGCTGCGCGAGGACGGCGGCGGAGCCATGGAGGGCTTCGAGACGTGGGTGATGGGCATTGCCGGGATGAAGGGCAACTTCGCGATGGTCCGGGAGGAGCTGGACAAGCTCGACCAAGGGCTTGCTCAGCTCGATCCTGACACCGCCGCGCGCGCGTTCATCACCCTCCGGTCGAGCTTCGAGGGCTATTCCGACGCCGACATTGTCGAAGCCCTTCCGGAATACGCCGATTCGCTGCGGCAAGTGGCGCTGGAGGCCGGGGTAGCGAGCGTCTCGAACGAGGAACTCGTGCGCTGGATGGGCGGCGTCAAGCCCGAATCCGTGATCGCCGCCGAGGCCCTGTCCGAACTCGGATACGCCCACGTGGACGCCGGAGCCTCCGCCGAGGAGCAGGCCGACGCTCTTGAGCAGCTCATGCAGACCCAGGAGGAGATGGCCGACGCCGCGATCGCCGCGTCGAACTCCCAGATCGGGTACGCCAAGGCACTGGAGGACGCGGCTTCGGCGGCAGAGGCCGAAGGAATCACCATCGACCAGAGCACCGGCAAGATCAACGTCTTCGCCAACGAGGCCAGCCGTGACGCCCAATCAGCACTGAACGACCTGGCCGACGCCGCGTTCGCCAACCGCGACGCCATGCAGCAGAACGGCGCGAGCGTCGAGGATCTGACCGCCTACACACAGAAGGCCCGAGACGAGTTCATCAACGCCGCGACCCAGATGGGTCTCACCGGCGACCAGGCCGCCGCGCTCGCTGACTCCTACGGCCTCATCCCCGGGCAGGTGACCACGAACGTCTCGACGCCCGGCGCCGAGGCGAGCCAGTCACAGGTGGACACGCTGCACCGCAAGCTGGACGAGCTTCCGCCGAACACGGCCGCCTACATCCAGTCGATCTGGGACTCGCAGGGGTACGGCGCGGCTCTCGACGCGCTGTACAACATCACCAGCACGCCGTGGGTCGTCACCGTCCAGACGGCATTCTCGGAGACCAACCGGGCCGCCTACAACATTGGTGCGCCCGGGCGTGCCGGTGGCGGCGCCGTCTGGGGGCCAGGGACGGCAACGTCCGACTCGATCCACGCCCTGCTGTCCAACGGCGAGTATGTGATGCGCACATGGGCGGCCGAGCGAATCGGCTACGACCGCCTGGCGCACATGAACGCGACCGGCGACATGCCCGCGTTCGCCGACGGCGGGCGGGCGTCGCTGGCGAAGGCAGCTCCCTACATGGCGCCGATCACGGGACAGTCCGCACAGCCCGGCACGCCGACGACGGTCAGCAAGGTCTTCCAGATCAACCAGGTCGATGACCCGGCCGCGACCGCCGCAGCGATCGACCGTCGCGACACCGCCTATCGGGTCTAG